The following are from one region of the Streptomyces decoyicus genome:
- a CDS encoding alpha/beta fold hydrolase, which translates to MSRFLRVPHRLPAPGRFLRIDGVPLHVLAEGRGPVCVLSGGLGMAWFDWDAVAALLAPYRTVVRFDRPGLGLSAPAPEPPTLAAEAGRIARVLEALGHTGPATVVGHSLAGFHAEAFARLHPDRCAGIVLADSSIEDDPRPRLPRAVRTAWAGTVAGLACAAGLPRALGPATRRLIGHASTVGSHPPHPWEQAGYRTSRVLRACALENASYSYQAAELAALRRDHPLPGVPVAVLAAYDGSESARQLRALERQRGLAAELGGRFAVAAPAGHLVMADVPESVAGAVLDLAGTGKETERGAAVPPA; encoded by the coding sequence ATGAGCCGCTTCCTCCGCGTCCCCCACCGCCTCCCCGCCCCCGGCAGGTTCCTGCGCATCGACGGGGTGCCGCTGCACGTCCTGGCCGAGGGCCGCGGCCCGGTCTGTGTCCTCAGCGGCGGTCTCGGCATGGCGTGGTTCGACTGGGACGCGGTCGCCGCACTGCTCGCCCCGTACCGCACCGTGGTGCGCTTCGACCGCCCCGGTCTCGGACTGAGTGCCCCGGCGCCCGAGCCGCCCACCCTCGCCGCCGAGGCCGGCCGGATCGCCCGGGTCCTGGAGGCCCTCGGCCATACCGGCCCGGCCACCGTCGTCGGCCACTCGCTCGCCGGATTCCACGCCGAGGCGTTCGCCCGGCTGCACCCGGACCGCTGCGCCGGGATCGTGCTGGCCGACAGCAGCATCGAGGACGACCCGCGGCCCCGGCTGCCGCGCGCGGTGCGTACCGCATGGGCGGGCACGGTGGCCGGGCTCGCGTGCGCCGCCGGGCTGCCGCGCGCCCTGGGCCCCGCCACCCGCCGGCTGATCGGCCACGCCTCGACCGTCGGCAGCCACCCGCCGCACCCCTGGGAGCAGGCCGGTTACCGCACCAGCCGGGTGCTGCGGGCCTGTGCGCTGGAGAACGCGAGCTACTCCTACCAGGCCGCGGAGCTCGCCGCGCTGCGCCGGGACCACCCGCTGCCCGGGGTGCCGGTGGCCGTCCTCGCGGCGTACGACGGCAGCGAGTCGGCGCGGCAGCTGCGCGCGCTGGAGCGGCAGCGGGGGCTCGCCGCGGAACTGGGCGGCCGGTTCGCGGTGGCCGCCCCGGCCGGCCATCTGGTGATGGCCGATGTGCCCGAGTCCGTGGCGGGGGCGGTGCTGGACCTGGCGGGGACGGGGAAGGAGACGGAGCGGGGCGCCGCGGTGCCGCCGGCCTAG
- a CDS encoding NAD+ synthase has protein sequence MPQLRLALNQIDSCVGDLAQNAETILRWTRHAADQGAHLVAFPEMALTGYPVEDLALRPSFVEASRGALRALAGRLADQGMGGLPVIVGYLDRGAQAKPRYGRPAGAPQNAAAVLYRGEVALSFAKHHLPNYGVFDEFRYFVPGDTLPVVRVHGVDVALAICEDLWQDGGRVPATRSAGAGLLVSVNASPYERDKDDTRLELVRKRAQEAGCTTAYLAMIGGQDELVFDGDSVVVDKDGSVIARAPQFAEGCVLVDLDLPAAAPVPPSGVLDDGLRVDHLTLSPDPLPPYPPEGPGGVAERLTDLEEIYTALVVGLRAYVAKNGFRSVVLGLSGGIDSALVAALACDALGAEHVHAVAMPSRYSSEHSLTDAAELARRTGLSFRTVPIGPMFDAYMAALPLTGLAEENLQSRLRGTTLMALSNQEGHLVLAPGNKSELACGYSTLYGDSVGGYGPIKDVYKSVVYRLARWRNQAAADRGQTPPIPENTLTKPPSAELRPGQVDTDSLPDYDILDRILELYVDQDRGWGDITAQGFDEALVTRVLRMVDHAEYKRRQYPPGPKISAKGFGKDRRLPITNHWREGS, from the coding sequence GTGCCTCAACTTCGTCTCGCCCTCAACCAGATCGATTCCTGTGTCGGCGATCTCGCCCAGAACGCGGAGACGATCCTGCGCTGGACCCGGCACGCCGCCGACCAGGGCGCACACCTCGTCGCGTTCCCCGAGATGGCACTGACCGGATACCCCGTCGAGGACCTCGCGCTGCGCCCCTCGTTCGTCGAGGCGAGCCGCGGCGCGCTGCGGGCCCTGGCCGGCCGGCTGGCCGATCAGGGCATGGGCGGCCTCCCGGTGATCGTCGGCTATCTCGACCGCGGCGCGCAGGCCAAACCGCGCTACGGCCGCCCCGCGGGCGCCCCGCAGAACGCCGCCGCCGTGCTGTACCGGGGCGAGGTCGCACTGAGCTTCGCCAAGCACCACCTTCCCAACTACGGGGTCTTCGACGAGTTCCGCTACTTCGTCCCCGGCGACACCCTGCCCGTCGTACGGGTGCACGGGGTGGATGTCGCGCTCGCCATCTGCGAGGACCTGTGGCAGGACGGTGGCCGGGTGCCGGCGACACGCAGCGCGGGCGCCGGACTGCTGGTCTCGGTCAATGCCTCGCCCTACGAGCGGGACAAGGACGACACCCGGCTGGAGCTGGTCCGCAAGCGGGCCCAGGAGGCCGGCTGCACCACCGCCTATCTGGCGATGATCGGCGGCCAGGACGAGCTGGTCTTCGACGGCGACTCGGTCGTCGTCGACAAGGACGGCAGCGTGATCGCGCGGGCACCGCAGTTCGCGGAGGGCTGTGTGCTGGTCGACCTGGACCTGCCGGCCGCGGCGCCCGTGCCTCCCTCCGGCGTCCTGGACGACGGGCTGCGCGTCGACCACCTCACTCTCAGCCCCGACCCGCTGCCGCCCTACCCTCCCGAGGGCCCCGGCGGTGTGGCCGAACGCCTCACGGACCTGGAGGAGATCTACACCGCGCTGGTCGTCGGCCTGCGCGCCTATGTCGCCAAGAACGGCTTCCGGAGCGTGGTGCTCGGCCTCTCCGGCGGGATCGACTCCGCGCTGGTCGCCGCGCTCGCCTGCGATGCGCTGGGGGCGGAGCACGTCCACGCCGTGGCGATGCCCTCCCGCTATTCGTCGGAGCACTCGCTCACCGACGCCGCCGAACTCGCGCGCCGTACGGGCCTGTCCTTCCGTACGGTGCCGATCGGCCCGATGTTCGACGCCTACATGGCGGCGCTGCCCCTGACCGGCCTGGCCGAGGAGAATCTCCAGTCGCGGCTGCGGGGCACCACCTTGATGGCCCTCTCCAACCAGGAGGGCCATCTGGTCCTCGCCCCCGGCAACAAGTCCGAGCTGGCCTGCGGCTATTCGACCCTCTACGGCGATTCGGTGGGCGGCTACGGCCCGATCAAGGACGTGTACAAGTCGGTCGTCTACCGGCTCGCCCGCTGGCGCAACCAGGCCGCCGCCGACCGCGGCCAGACCCCGCCCATCCCGGAGAACACCCTCACCAAGCCCCCGAGCGCCGAACTCCGCCCCGGCCAGGTCGACACCGACTCGCTGCCCGACTACGACATCCTGGACCGCATCCTGGAGCTCTATGTCGACCAGGACCGCGGCTGGGGGGACATCACCGCCCAGGGCTTCGACGAGGCGCTGGTGACGCGCGTCCTGCGCATGGTCGACCACGCCGAATACAAGCGCCGCCAGTACCCGCCCGGCCCCAAGATCTCCGCAAAGGGCTTCGGCAAGGACCGCCGACTGCCGATCACGAACCACTGGCGGGAGGGGTCCTGA
- a CDS encoding multicopper oxidase family protein, with the protein MRTHSRRALLGAGIAAAGSGLLSACATGTTGSGPHAGMDGMNGMAPSPDSGGHTPSGYVSPDGPEVAEAERRRGSGPVRRFSLKATESRLDLGGRTVHTWAFGDELPGREMRVTAGERIALTLTNHLPQSTTLHWHGLTVRNDMDGVPGVTQRSIRPGAAFDYLFAVTNPGTHWVHPHSGLQLDRGLYAPLIVDDPREPLSYDDEWIVLLDDWVDGVDGSTPESVLKELHGGVDRGPMAHGATEMAHDDAKGGGGAHARHGGGVPADGPSRILKGARSRLLGHDAGDVDHPYHLVNGRTSRDPRTFRARPGDRIRIRFINAGSETAYRVALGDHRMTVTHTDGFPVEHTETDALLIGMAERYDVMVTAGDGVFPLTVLAEGKGRSALGLLRTGSGEAPGPSARPRNLYGRIMTADRLRAAESVRSVSRRPDRTLKMTLTGTMEKYDWAINGSPYTPDQRYPVEAGERVRIIFRNHTRMWHPMHLHGHTFELPDGGPRKDTTILLPGRRVEVDFQADNPGLWMVHCHNIYHSESGMMTIIGYRKK; encoded by the coding sequence ATGCGTACGCACTCCCGCCGCGCCCTGCTCGGTGCGGGCATCGCCGCCGCCGGCAGCGGCCTGCTGTCCGCCTGCGCCACCGGCACCACCGGCTCCGGCCCGCACGCCGGCATGGACGGCATGAACGGCATGGCCCCCTCCCCCGACTCCGGCGGCCACACCCCGTCCGGCTATGTGTCCCCCGACGGTCCGGAGGTCGCCGAGGCCGAGCGCAGACGGGGCTCGGGCCCGGTACGCCGCTTCTCGCTGAAAGCCACCGAGAGCCGGCTCGACCTGGGCGGCCGTACGGTCCATACCTGGGCGTTCGGCGATGAGCTGCCCGGCAGGGAGATGCGCGTCACCGCGGGCGAGCGGATCGCACTGACCCTCACCAACCACCTGCCGCAGTCCACGACGCTGCACTGGCACGGACTGACGGTGCGCAACGACATGGACGGCGTACCGGGCGTGACCCAGCGGTCCATCAGGCCCGGCGCCGCGTTCGACTACCTGTTCGCGGTCACCAACCCCGGCACGCACTGGGTGCATCCGCACTCCGGCCTCCAGCTGGACCGCGGGCTGTACGCGCCGCTGATCGTCGACGACCCGAGGGAGCCGCTCTCCTACGACGACGAGTGGATCGTCCTGCTGGACGACTGGGTCGACGGGGTGGACGGCAGCACTCCCGAATCGGTGCTCAAGGAGCTCCACGGGGGCGTGGACCGCGGGCCCATGGCCCATGGCGCGACCGAGATGGCCCACGACGACGCAAAGGGCGGCGGGGGCGCACACGCCAGGCACGGCGGGGGCGTCCCCGCCGACGGCCCGTCGCGGATCCTCAAAGGCGCCCGGAGCAGACTGCTCGGCCACGACGCGGGGGACGTGGACCACCCGTACCACCTCGTCAACGGCCGCACCTCCCGTGACCCGCGGACCTTCCGCGCCAGACCCGGTGACCGCATCCGGATCCGCTTCATCAACGCGGGCAGCGAGACCGCCTACCGCGTCGCGCTCGGCGACCACCGGATGACCGTGACGCACACCGACGGCTTCCCCGTCGAACACACCGAGACCGATGCGCTGCTCATCGGGATGGCCGAGCGCTACGACGTCATGGTCACGGCCGGGGACGGCGTCTTCCCGCTCACCGTGCTCGCCGAGGGCAAGGGGCGCTCCGCGCTGGGCCTGCTGCGCACCGGGAGCGGCGAGGCGCCCGGCCCGTCCGCCCGGCCCAGGAACCTGTACGGCAGGATCATGACCGCGGACCGGCTCCGCGCCGCCGAGTCCGTACGGTCCGTGTCGCGCCGCCCCGACCGCACCCTCAAGATGACCCTCACCGGCACCATGGAGAAGTACGACTGGGCGATCAACGGGAGCCCGTACACGCCCGACCAGCGGTACCCCGTCGAGGCCGGTGAGCGGGTCCGGATCATCTTCCGCAACCACACCAGGATGTGGCACCCGATGCATCTGCACGGCCACACCTTCGAGCTGCCGGACGGCGGCCCCCGCAAGGACACCACGATCCTGCTGCCCGGCCGCAGGGTCGAGGTCGATTTCCAAGCCGACAACCCCGGCCTGTGGATGGTCCACTGCCACAACATCTACCACTCGGAGTCGGGGATGATGACGATCATCGGCTACCGCAAGAAGTAG
- a CDS encoding bifunctional [glutamine synthetase] adenylyltransferase/[glutamine synthetase]-adenylyl-L-tyrosine phosphorylase, with the protein MALPAPQGRRSSTFARLLRHGFTDPSAAGELLDAPELASVRDDSVLLEALGATADPDLALHSLVRLVEAQEPDEQQALLSTIVAAKPLRDRLLGVLGASEALADHLVRHPYDWQSLVTYESVDLHPTTPEFELALAEGIWGGQNAERPRADALRTAYRRSLLGIAARDVCGTTDVAEAAAELADLATATVRAALEISYEEAPGDAAVCRLAVIGMGKCGGRELNYVSDVDVIFVAEAKEGVDEAKALQAATRLAARMMRLCSDNTSEGTIWPVDANLRPEGRNGPLVRTLSSHLAYYQRWAKTWEFQALLKARPMAGDLQLGQEYVDALAPMVWEVAERENFVADVRQMRRRVVENIPASQVERELKLGPGGLRDVEFAVQLLQLVHGRSDATLRSATTLDALAALAAGGYVGRQDAAALDAAYRFLRTLEHRIQLFRMRRTHLMPEGEGEQRRLARSLGLRTEPVDTLRKEWKWHAREVRRLHEKLFYRPLLDAVATLEPGETRLSARAAGHRLEALGYADPVAALRHLEALASGVTRKAAIQRTLLPVLLAWFADSADPDAGLLNFRKVSDALGKTPWYLRLLRDEGAAAENLARVLSAGRLAPDLLLRAPEAVALLGAPDGLQPRGRAALEQEVLAAVGRAEGAEAAVAAARGVRRRELFRTAAADVIGAYGTEFSPAANDHGRSVDAVGSAVSDLNAATLAGALRAAVREHWGDTLPTRFAVIGMGRFGGHELNYGSDADVLFVHEPREGADEQEAAKAAQAVANEMRRLLELPSSDPPLLIDADLRPEGRSGSLVRTLASYAAYYRRWSLVWESQALLRAEPVAGDIELGQRFIELIDPLRYPAEGLGEDAVREIRKLKARMEAERLPRGADPTTHAKLGRGGLSDVEWTVQLLQMQHGWEVPGLRTTRTREALAAAHAAELIGTEDAQTLDEAWVLAARVRNAVMVVRGRPGDTFPVDGRELAAVGRYLGYEEGHIGEMIDDYRRITRRARSVVEELFYGA; encoded by the coding sequence ATGGCACTACCCGCTCCGCAGGGACGGCGGAGCAGCACCTTCGCCCGGCTGCTGAGACACGGTTTCACCGACCCCTCAGCGGCCGGGGAGCTGCTCGACGCCCCCGAACTCGCCTCCGTACGCGATGACTCGGTGCTGCTCGAAGCGCTGGGCGCCACCGCGGACCCGGACCTTGCGCTGCACAGCCTGGTCCGGCTGGTGGAGGCGCAGGAACCGGACGAGCAGCAGGCGCTGCTGAGCACGATCGTGGCGGCGAAACCGCTGCGCGACCGGCTGCTGGGAGTGCTGGGCGCCTCCGAGGCCCTCGCCGACCACCTCGTCCGGCACCCGTACGACTGGCAGTCGCTGGTCACCTACGAGTCGGTCGATCTGCACCCCACCACCCCCGAGTTCGAGCTGGCACTCGCCGAGGGGATCTGGGGCGGCCAGAACGCCGAACGGCCGCGCGCCGATGCGCTGCGCACCGCCTACCGCCGCTCCCTGCTGGGCATCGCCGCCCGCGATGTGTGCGGCACGACCGATGTCGCCGAAGCCGCGGCCGAGCTGGCGGACCTGGCCACCGCCACGGTCCGGGCCGCCCTGGAGATCAGTTACGAAGAGGCGCCCGGCGACGCCGCGGTGTGCCGGCTGGCCGTCATCGGCATGGGCAAATGCGGTGGCCGCGAGCTGAACTACGTCTCCGACGTCGACGTCATCTTCGTCGCCGAGGCCAAGGAGGGTGTGGACGAGGCCAAGGCGCTCCAGGCCGCGACCCGGCTCGCCGCCCGCATGATGCGCCTGTGCTCGGACAACACCAGCGAAGGCACGATCTGGCCGGTGGACGCCAACCTGCGCCCCGAGGGCCGCAACGGCCCACTGGTGCGCACCCTCTCCAGCCACCTCGCCTACTACCAGCGCTGGGCCAAGACCTGGGAGTTCCAGGCGCTGCTCAAGGCCCGCCCGATGGCCGGTGACCTCCAGCTGGGGCAGGAGTACGTGGATGCGCTGGCGCCGATGGTGTGGGAGGTCGCCGAGCGGGAGAACTTCGTCGCCGATGTGCGCCAGATGCGCCGCCGGGTCGTCGAGAACATCCCCGCGTCCCAGGTCGAGCGGGAGCTCAAGCTCGGCCCCGGCGGCCTGCGCGACGTCGAATTCGCCGTCCAGCTGCTGCAACTGGTGCACGGCCGCAGCGATGCCACGCTGCGCAGCGCCACCACCCTCGACGCCCTCGCGGCACTGGCGGCCGGCGGCTACGTCGGACGCCAGGACGCCGCGGCCCTGGACGCCGCCTACCGCTTCCTGCGCACGCTGGAGCACCGTATCCAGCTCTTCCGGATGCGCCGTACGCACCTGATGCCGGAGGGCGAGGGCGAACAGCGGCGCCTGGCACGCTCGTTGGGCCTGCGCACCGAGCCGGTCGACACCCTCCGCAAGGAGTGGAAGTGGCACGCCAGGGAAGTGCGCCGGCTGCACGAGAAGCTCTTCTACCGTCCCCTGCTCGACGCCGTCGCCACCCTGGAGCCCGGCGAGACCCGGCTGTCCGCCCGGGCCGCCGGCCACCGTCTCGAAGCGCTCGGCTACGCCGACCCGGTGGCCGCGCTGCGGCATCTGGAGGCGCTGGCGTCCGGCGTGACCCGCAAGGCCGCCATCCAGCGGACGCTGCTGCCGGTGCTGCTGGCCTGGTTCGCGGACTCCGCCGACCCGGACGCCGGACTGCTCAACTTCCGCAAGGTGTCCGACGCCCTCGGCAAGACACCCTGGTATCTGCGGCTGCTGCGCGACGAGGGCGCGGCCGCCGAGAACCTCGCCCGGGTGCTGTCCGCCGGCCGGCTCGCCCCCGATCTGCTGCTGCGCGCCCCCGAGGCGGTCGCCCTGCTCGGCGCCCCCGACGGCCTGCAACCACGCGGCCGGGCCGCGCTGGAGCAGGAGGTGCTGGCCGCGGTCGGCCGCGCGGAGGGTGCCGAGGCGGCGGTCGCGGCGGCCCGCGGGGTGCGCCGCAGAGAGCTGTTCCGTACGGCCGCCGCGGACGTCATCGGCGCGTACGGCACGGAGTTCAGCCCGGCCGCCAACGATCACGGCCGCTCCGTCGACGCCGTAGGCTCCGCGGTCTCCGACCTCAACGCCGCCACCCTCGCCGGCGCACTGCGCGCCGCGGTCCGCGAGCACTGGGGAGACACCCTGCCCACCCGCTTCGCGGTGATCGGCATGGGCCGGTTCGGCGGCCACGAGCTGAACTACGGCTCGGACGCCGATGTCCTGTTCGTCCACGAGCCGCGCGAGGGCGCCGACGAGCAGGAGGCCGCCAAGGCCGCCCAGGCCGTCGCCAACGAGATGCGCCGGCTGCTCGAACTCCCCTCCTCCGACCCGCCGTTGCTCATCGACGCGGATCTGCGCCCGGAGGGCAGGTCGGGGTCGCTGGTGCGGACGCTCGCCTCGTACGCGGCCTACTACCGGCGCTGGTCGCTGGTGTGGGAGTCACAGGCCCTGCTGCGCGCCGAACCGGTCGCCGGCGACATCGAGCTGGGGCAGCGGTTCATCGAGCTGATCGACCCGCTGCGCTATCCGGCCGAGGGCCTGGGGGAGGACGCGGTCCGCGAGATCCGCAAGCTCAAGGCCCGGATGGAGGCCGAGCGGCTGCCCCGCGGCGCGGACCCGACCACGCACGCAAAGCTGGGGCGCGGCGGGCTGAGCGATGTCGAGTGGACGGTCCAGCTGCTCCAGATGCAGCACGGCTGGGAGGTCCCCGGCCTGCGCACCACCCGCACCCGCGAGGCGCTCGCCGCCGCGCACGCCGCCGAGCTGATCGGCACCGAGGACGCCCAGACCCTGGACGAGGCATGGGTACTGGCGGCACGGGTGCGCAACGCCGTGATGGTGGTGCGGGGCCGCCCCGGCGACACCTTCCCCGTCGACGGCCGGGAGCTTGCCGCGGTGGGCCGCTACCTCGGCTACGAGGAGGGCCACATCGGCGAGATGATCGACGACTACCGCCGGATCACGAGGCGGGCGCGCAGCGTGGTCGAGGAGCTGTTTTACGGGGCGTAG
- a CDS encoding MFS transporter, with protein MPLALLALAISAFGIGTTEFVMMGLLPNVADDLGTSVPTAGYLVSAYALGVVIGAPLLTALGSRMPRKRMLVCLMAVFTVGNLASALAPTFGLLVAGRLLAGLPHGAFFGVGAVVAARLVREGRQARAVATMFLGLTIANIIGVPAATLLGQQLGWRATFLIVAAIGLVAMASLARLIPPLPAEERTGLGRELRALGNRQVLLGLLTTVFGFAGIFAVYSYLASMMTEVTGFAAGSVPLVLALFGIGMTLGALAAGPLTDRALRPTLYGSLAALALVLAAFHFTAQVKWAALVTVVLIGAVGFLTTTPLQMLVMNKAQQAPTLAAASNQSAFNLANAGGAWIGGLVLAAGWGWTSPTLAGAVLAALGLAVAVTAGLLDRGTHDASRIVARSGGADAESTTGPAVPAGDRTG; from the coding sequence ATGCCCTTGGCTCTGCTCGCTCTGGCGATCTCGGCCTTCGGTATCGGCACCACGGAATTCGTGATGATGGGCCTGCTGCCCAACGTCGCGGACGATCTGGGCACCTCCGTGCCCACCGCCGGCTACCTCGTCTCCGCCTACGCCCTCGGCGTCGTCATCGGCGCCCCGCTCCTGACCGCCCTCGGCTCCCGGATGCCGCGCAAGCGGATGCTGGTCTGCCTGATGGCGGTCTTCACGGTCGGCAACCTCGCGTCCGCCCTCGCCCCCACGTTCGGCCTGCTGGTCGCGGGCCGGCTGCTCGCCGGGCTCCCGCACGGTGCGTTCTTCGGCGTGGGCGCGGTGGTCGCCGCCCGGCTGGTGCGCGAGGGCCGCCAGGCCCGCGCGGTCGCCACGATGTTCCTCGGCCTGACCATCGCCAACATCATCGGCGTCCCCGCCGCGACGCTCCTGGGCCAGCAGCTCGGCTGGCGCGCCACCTTCCTGATCGTGGCCGCCATCGGCCTGGTCGCGATGGCCTCCCTGGCCCGGCTGATCCCCCCGCTGCCGGCCGAGGAGCGCACCGGCCTGGGCCGGGAGCTGCGGGCGCTGGGCAACCGGCAGGTGCTGCTCGGCCTGCTCACCACCGTCTTCGGATTCGCCGGGATCTTCGCCGTCTACAGCTATCTGGCGTCGATGATGACCGAGGTCACCGGCTTCGCGGCGGGCTCGGTCCCGCTGGTCCTGGCCCTCTTCGGCATCGGGATGACCCTCGGCGCACTCGCCGCGGGCCCGCTCACCGACCGGGCCCTGCGCCCGACCCTGTACGGCTCGCTGGCCGCCCTGGCCCTCGTGCTGGCCGCCTTCCACTTCACCGCCCAGGTGAAATGGGCGGCGCTGGTGACGGTCGTCCTCATCGGCGCCGTCGGCTTCCTGACCACCACGCCCCTCCAGATGCTGGTCATGAACAAGGCCCAGCAGGCCCCGACCCTGGCCGCCGCCTCCAACCAGTCCGCCTTCAACCTCGCCAACGCCGGCGGCGCCTGGATCGGCGGCCTGGTGCTGGCGGCCGGCTGGGGCTGGACGTCCCCGACCCTGGCCGGCGCGGTCCTGGCCGCCCTCGGTCTGGCCGTCGCCGTCACGGCCGGCCTCCTGGACCGCGGCACCCACGACGCCTCGCGGATCGTGGCCCGCAGTGGCGGGGCGGACGCGGAGTCCACCACCGGCCCGGCGGTGCCGGCGGGGGACCGCACGGGCTGA
- the glnA gene encoding type I glutamate--ammonia ligase, which produces MDKQQEFVLRTLEERDIRFVRLWFTDVLGFLKSVAVAPAELEQAFDEGIGFDGSAIEGFARVYESDMIAKPDPGTFQILPWRAEAPGTARMFCDILMPDGSPSYADPRYVLKRILAKTSDLGFTFYTHPEIEFFLLKDKPVDGQRPTPGDSSGYFDHTPQNVGMDFRRQAITMLESMGISVEFSHHEGAPGQQEIDLRYADALSTADNIMTFRLVMKQVALEQGVQATFMPKPFSEYPGSGMHTHLSLFEGDRNAFHESGSEYQLSKVGRSFIAGLLRHAGEISAVTNQWVNSYKRIWGGANRTAGAGGEAPSYICWGHNNRSALIRVPMYKPGKMGSTRVEVRSIDSGANPYLTYAVLLAAGLKGIEEGYELPAGADDDVWALSDSERRAMGIEPLPQNLGEAIELMERSELVAETLGEHVFDFFLRNKKQEWEEYRSEVTAFELRKMLPVL; this is translated from the coding sequence ATGGACAAGCAGCAGGAGTTTGTGCTCCGCACGCTCGAGGAGCGCGACATCCGCTTCGTACGGCTGTGGTTCACCGACGTGCTCGGGTTCCTCAAGTCCGTGGCGGTGGCCCCCGCGGAGCTGGAGCAGGCCTTCGACGAGGGCATCGGCTTCGACGGCTCGGCCATCGAAGGGTTCGCCCGGGTGTACGAATCCGACATGATCGCCAAGCCGGATCCCGGCACGTTCCAGATCCTGCCCTGGCGCGCCGAGGCCCCCGGCACCGCCCGGATGTTCTGCGACATCCTGATGCCGGACGGCTCCCCCTCCTACGCCGACCCGCGCTATGTCCTCAAGCGCATCCTGGCCAAGACCTCCGACCTCGGGTTCACCTTCTACACCCACCCGGAGATCGAGTTCTTCCTGCTCAAGGACAAGCCCGTGGACGGCCAGCGGCCGACCCCCGGCGACTCCTCCGGCTACTTCGACCACACCCCGCAGAACGTCGGCATGGACTTCCGCCGGCAGGCGATCACGATGCTGGAGTCTATGGGCATCTCGGTGGAGTTCAGCCACCACGAGGGCGCCCCCGGCCAGCAGGAGATCGACCTGCGCTACGCCGACGCCCTGTCGACCGCCGACAACATCATGACGTTCCGGCTGGTCATGAAGCAGGTGGCGCTGGAGCAGGGCGTCCAGGCGACGTTCATGCCCAAGCCGTTCTCCGAGTACCCCGGCTCGGGCATGCACACCCACCTCTCCCTCTTCGAGGGCGACCGCAACGCCTTCCACGAGTCCGGCTCGGAGTACCAACTCTCCAAGGTCGGGCGCTCGTTCATCGCCGGTCTGCTGCGGCACGCGGGCGAGATCTCCGCCGTCACCAACCAGTGGGTCAACTCCTACAAGCGCATCTGGGGCGGCGCCAACCGCACCGCCGGCGCCGGCGGCGAGGCCCCCTCCTACATCTGCTGGGGCCACAACAACCGCTCCGCGCTGATCCGTGTCCCGATGTACAAGCCCGGCAAGATGGGCTCGACCCGGGTCGAGGTCCGCTCGATCGACTCCGGCGCCAACCCGTACCTGACGTACGCGGTGCTGCTCGCGGCCGGTCTCAAGGGCATCGAAGAGGGTTACGAGCTGCCGGCCGGCGCCGATGACGACGTCTGGGCGCTGTCCGACTCCGAGCGCCGGGCGATGGGCATCGAGCCGCTGCCGCAGAACCTCGGCGAGGCCATCGAGCTGATGGAGCGCAGCGAGCTGGTGGCCGAGACCCTCGGCGAGCACGTCTTCGACTTCTTCCTGCGCAACAAGAAGCAGGAGTGGGAGGAGTACAGGTCGGAGGTCACCGCCTTCGAGCTGCGCAAGATGCTGCCCGTGCTCTGA